Sequence from the Parus major isolate Abel chromosome 1, Parus_major1.1, whole genome shotgun sequence genome:
CAggagcctgggctgctcccacATCCCCAGGTCATCGTGAGAGGAAGCTGATGTTTGTGCTGCCAGAGCAACACAGGGTCACTCACTCGGGAGAGCTGGCTTCCACTCTTAACTCAGCCACTGGCCTCTTGCTTGGCTGCTCTGTCTCCCCATTTCCTGGCAAGGCTGACCTCCTTAAAAATTGCTGAGATTTACTCCTGAGAAGTCCTGTAGAAGCACCAGTGGTTGCAATGAGCCCGTCATTTTAATTTATCCACATACAATAGGCAAGTACTTGAGTCCCTGTAGGAATTTTCATAAAGCACACTGTGATTTATCAGTAGCCTAATTACCAGATTCCTCAGCTGTTTAAGGAGCTGTGAGAAGAGGATGCATCCTTCCTCAGACCAGCTGATACAGTTAGAAAAGTCAGGCAAGCTTTCAAGTACATGATCCCACTATGTTTGTAGACTCACAACTCATATAATGAAATTAAGTACAGTCTTCACCCAGAGAGTCCTGGGCACATCTTCATGCATAAatggagagagctggaaaagatcAGCAATGTGGTACTCTGTTTCCATAAGCCAGTTCTCAGCTCtcaaatgcttttatatttcttcagaGAACACTTCCCTTAACCTGCATCTAATCTCTGACTAAGCTCAGCACACAAGTGGTATTTAACAAACAGCTTCCATTAAGATTCCCAGACCACTTAATTTCTGGCTGTTCCTTCCTTGTAAATAACCCTGAGCGATTGCTTCCCTTGCTGCACAAGAAATGCTTTTAATCACACGAGCCTCTGAGATCTCAAGTGCCATCAGAagcaatgtttgttttttactgcAAGAAGAAACAAGTATgtaccaaaaaaaccaaaacaaaacaatggaAGTTGGGTTAGAAAGAACGAGggtaaatatttaagaaatgctatcagaaatctcatttaatctcatttttctcGTTAGATTAGAATAATCAAGGAATATGCCAGGGTGTCCCATGCTCTTACTGGGCtgtcatttttaaagctgaatcTACCTGCAAATTACTGGTTTCAACTAGAACCTAGAAGTCCCAGGTGAGATGAGACTGGATATTGGTGCTACACTCGATTGCAAAAGTTGATGCCTTTACACTGACAGGATGAACAAGAGACAAAGTGAACAGCTGCAGCATGGTGATGTGACTGACCCCAGGtaacccagagcagcagcacagctgagagcagatGCTTTGTGCCTTTGCcaaacctttttttctgcttccttttcaaATTTATCACTACTCCTTTCCCAGTGAGTCATCAACTGAAGGAGATTAGACAAACTCTTTAGCCACTGTAAAAAACCCTGGTAATCACATCCCACCTTGAAGCAATAGTTTCATTTGCTGCACTGAATACCTTGGGATGTAATTCCAGCACTTGCTCCAGACTGTACTTTAGCCTTCCCTGCAAAGCCTGTAGCCCTGTGACCCTCAATGACAAACTCTAGTTGGCATGAAAGTCCAGTGGGAGCAAAGCTTTCATCACACCAAATACATAATTTGATGCTGTTGCTGTACTGAAACCTGCAGACATCATTAATCAGGCCCAGCATAGTGTAATctgtgctctgcacacacagaatcTTTATTTGAATCATGCaattccttcagcagcagtatttttttGCTAACAAAGCAGTTGATTGTGAATTTCTCCTGAAGTGGCAGGACAAAGAACAAACCCTACCCTTGCTAGGATGCAGTTTACAGCAGAATTTCAGTTGTTTACAAGAACTCTCTGAGGAGATGCAGTGCCCTTAATCATTAAATATACAGCAGAATTTGCTTATTCTAAATGGACAGGCCAGACCTGTAGATCCATAGCACTGACAGCCTTTCCAGACCTTTCCCTAAATAAGGCCAGGAAAGAGCTAAGGACAATAGTAGAGGAAGTCTCATAGTACATCAGCAGAGGCCCTCCAACCACTTAAACTTTTGCTAGTcttggctctgctccaggcctGCCTCATTAACCACCAGCAGGTGACTTTAGCTTGTTAAGTGTCATCTTTCTGTGAGCACAGGATAATTACACAAACCACTTCCCACTTCCTGAGACGATTTATACAACTGCTGCCCATGAGCAATGTTATGCACAAGACCACTGATTCCATGAAGCAACCAGTCAAGGGGCTGACAGAACCAGACAGGGTCTGTACTGCTGTTTTCTGACACAAAGTGGTAaccaagacagaaaatgcagcatgAAACTCACCTCAACAGCCTTGGCAATCTGCCCCTCGAGAACGACCCACTTAAAACCTGTGAGGTTGGTTTGAGTGCTGGTGCAACAGCTCCAGCCAGGTTCACTCAAgtggcagagctcccagcacagcaggagtgAACTCCAGACCCATCCCTTGCTCCCCCCTCCACCTAAGAATGAGCACTAACACCTGGGATTTGTAATTCAATGTGGCCTGTCATTACTGACTGCAGGCTACTTTCATGAACACATGGATCAGTATGAGCAACAGTGAACACTGCACCGAATGAGAATTCACAAACTTGGAAGGCTACAGACACACAGCTTTAATGAGTTTATACAGCAACTTTTGCCTGGccaccagcagcatcctgcttGTACAATCTGCCTTTCCTGTACTCAATCTCACACCACACAAACATTAACCAACTCTCTCTGGTAACTCCATTGCTCTCTCCACTTCTATGAACTCCACACTAGGACATCAATCCAAGTCCCTCCCACCCCTGTCACCAGAGTCAAATAGTTTCAAGACCTCTCCTTATCTGCACAGGTCACAGTGACCTCACTGGCAAAACAAGAGCAGAATTTACTACAACCTTCCTGCCACAACCTCTGCCACTGTTGGCACAAGCACAATTATTGCCCAAAGACTGAATTTACTGCACATTTTGAAGGCCTCATGCAACAAAACTTCATGAAGACAAATTCATAATCATTTTTACCATTTAACTTCTCAGCCTTTTTCTTTACAACTTAGGATGTCTTGCCCACctcttccctttttcatttACTGTGGGAAAAATGTTGCTGCCCACTATGCCAAGTACTACTGAAATACAAACCTCCATCTCTGTGGGAACACGCTCTGTGCTCCTCTTATCCCAGTAGCTTTGGTCTATCACAACTCATCTCTGCCATTTCCCCAGCCTAAATTCCATCctgagataattttcttctcccatctGTAGAAAAACTTCCTGAGGACCAGATTTCCTCCTTTGTGCCCACTACTGCCTTGCATTAGCCCTTCCACCACCTTTGCAAGCCCCAGTGCAGAGTGCTGTGGATTTGGCTGCCAAACGACTCCTCTGCCACAGACAAACCTAAAGCACCAAGCACAAACCTTCACACTCAGAGCTGGAGTTCCAGATCCCACAGGCCACCTCCACAGCACACATTTCCCTTGGTGCATCCATCTCCTAACTGTGATTCTACTATTTCTAGATACACAGGGGAGGGAACACTGCCTTTGGAAGATACTCAAGTGCATGTTGCACATTCAGGGACATCGCATGACAACACAAAGCCCTGCATGATGAGGTTGATAATTAATGCAAGTCTAAAGCAGGTAAATTTAGTGTGGTCCACAGTCGGTGTGCCCAGGGCAGGTGCTCCAGCATGCTATCCTGGGAATCAGAGTAATCTCCAAGGCACACAGCACTGGATTGGTGGTGTAGATGTCATTTCCTATATGGATCCAGGATTGCAGGGGCACATCACACCTTTACCAGTCTTTACCCCATGCCATTCACCTGCACATTTTATGGATCAGAGGACCCAggcattacttttttttcccccaccctcTTCCTTACTCACCAGGAAATCACAAGTTTCTAGTCATTTCAGCACCAAATTTGAAACCCAGGCTCTTTCTAAATCCCTTTCTCTCAAATGAAGCAGATTTCTCTCTCTTCAAAGAGATGTGAGACACCTGAATCTGTTCCTTCCATTCTATTCCCTTggatatttcagtatttcaccTCATTTTGGCTTTTCAATACCTAGGAACAATAAACAGATACGACATCAAAACTTAAAGCTCTCTACAAGGCACTCCTGTGAACTTCAGAGGGACAACTGTGAGGTGAAGTCCAAGCAGTAGGGGCTGAGGAACCAAGCCTAACTTGACATGGTTTAATTAGGTTGTTACAGCCAAACTCAGCTCCCCTAATGGACAAACGGAGGTGGTTTCCTCCCCTCGTCTGtcccacctctgctctgctggcaccTGATCCTTGCCCAGTAACCCTGCACTGTGGGGCACAGGCCATTTTAGGCTCTTTCAGCTACAGCCCTGAGCTTGGCTGCCATCTGTCACCACACTGACGTGTGCCACACTAGAGTCACCTGCTTCCAGAGCTGCATGTGAATGAGACTGCTGGGGCTACAGAGCTCATAAACCAGGAGTGACGCTTCACAAATGAATAGACTGTGCAGttcaacttttttattttaataaaatcaagaaTATGCACAGCACATGCAGTGCTAGCATCTAAACTAATACAATAAGCAATTCTAAACCTACAGTGACTTGAAGTTCAATTTTCACATTCAGCAAGTTTAAATCCATTCTTGCATATTGGTTTGAATCCTTGTATCTGAACTGAAAATATTGCTGGCTGATAAAACTTGCTAAAATGCACAAGTCACTGATTATGCCAATACAACAAAGATAACCACATGTTTGAGGATTGCAATGTGCCAGacattcactgaaaaaaaaaaaaacacacaactAAACAAAACTCACGCAACAAACATCTGAGAATCTGGACACTTCACATCAGTGTTTAGAAGTGTTTCATAAATATCTTAAGACAAGTGTATCAAAACCTTGGcatgtttaattttaagttGCCAATTTTTGTTTTACTATCAGAAAGTTATGGCTATACTGCCAATGCCGGGTCTGCTTAATTTGACTTAAGAGTTTAATATGACTTAAACATTAAAAGCTCACACTACCCCGAAATATATAATTTCACGCATACGGTGACATTCAACATTCAAGTGCCAGTGTTTTTGTACTGTCTTTTGGTCAAGTTTCTTTAAACTTTCAAAGAATCACTTTTAggcttacaaaaataaatatttgtcaaaAATGTTCAATAAATATTACACAAAACTAGCAGCAAAAAGTATCTAGAAATCTGTCGTGTGCAAATAGTTTTCTTCCCAGCTATCATTCCCATGGTCCCAAATAAGTTTTAGAATCTATTTCCTTCTCCTTAAACAAGCTGCGTTCAATCTCCAAGAGACAAAATAAGATTGGAAGTTAAGGACACGCACACAAGACATATATAAAATTCTCTGAATGTGCaataaaagaagtattttgtaAAAAGTTATGGGCAAAATGTACAAGGGCCTAAACCTAGACTTGAAATAGCACCATAACAAATGACCTCAATACTGTCAAGTGCACCTACTTAATAAAAGTTTTAGAACAAGGCACAATACACTTGAAAAAATCTATTGCACTTTAGGAgatttttgccattttcctaTGCCACTGTAGATTAGTTGTTAAATGCTCTGGCCGCGAAGTTAGCACAGAAATTCCAAGTGGCAGAGGCATTTTTCTGGTGGACAATACTTATCTTTGGCCAGATTTAGCATAACAGACTATAAATACAATGGAAACCTATGCAACTAAAACTGACTAAAACTGCACTTTAATAGCAGAATTGAAACCTTGTGCAGTTTATGTACATTTCCAACCTCTGTGATCTCAGGTTTGTTTGTTACTCTTCTGGAGCCATTTTACAAAGTCTACAGTAAGCCAGTTTAACATCTCCACGCAGCTTGAACAGAGTAATGTGaatctgcattaaaataaagcCTGCTGCATAATTCTTCCTGTTCATACCCTCTTGACCAAAAAACATCAACACTAGCATGCGTTATTAGACCAAAAATTCAGTCAGGCCCTTAAGGAGGACCAATCACTGCCATGGTCAGCCATTCTACCATTTCAATTTCATATGgcaggcatttttaaaaagtctaaaTAGATGAATTCTCCTAAAAACTATTTCAAGTTATCAGACCTTTAAACGTTCCCTGTAATGTTCTGCCCACATTTGGCTAGCTCACATTAATGATCTGCCTAAATATTGAAAAAGGAATTGCTGTATTTACTTGCATTAACTTCAAAAACAGTGCTTTTAATGTATGCATGTATCCATACATCATCTCATCATGACTGGAATGGCTTATTAAAGGCTATCAGGTTCTAAGTACCTATCCAGGATAGAGTGAGCAAATCAGAACTTTAACTTAGTACAGTTTTGCCACATTAGAAACTAATTGCATTGATATGCTtcaagatgttttatttttcaaatctgCAGATACCAAAAGCCCTAATGCAGGCTACCGCATaagtttttctttgtaatattATGGATGAATCAGTGATTCCTGTTTAAGTTGTATCACACCTGTGTGCCAAGGTTTGATTTTAGCCCAagttcagtaatttttattttgtcaaaacAATTGATATCTTGAGCATTACTGAGCCAACAGgacatcaaaataaaagttgtCTAAAGTTAAAGGCACAGTACATTAACAAACAAATGATCCTCAGTCACAAAATTATAAATGCAGTTTCTGGGTGGGGATGGGTGGGAGGGGAGTTAATCCTGACTACAGCAATAAGAGTCTTCAAAACCACCTTCGAGATAGGGCTACTTGTTCCTTTATTTCCATCTTGTGACCTTGAgctcccttaaaaaaaatttcagtggaGAATCACAGCTGGTAATGTACTGCGAGTTCTTGAAGCTACACAAGGTATAGTCTGGCTAAGTTACATGTGGTTTCCATATTAGCTTGTTTGGTGGGATATCTGCTGCAAGCAGATCAGTTGCCCCACCAGTCCACCCCCTGGGAGTTATAGTTTCCTCCATATCCATCACTGTTGTAGAAGCCTCCATAACCACCACCTATGAAAGGCAAGAGAAAGTGACGCTTAATTAACTCTAAAGATTTGCACCTTTACAACAAGAAAGCAATCCAGGTATCCTGTCTATTGAAGAACCCCACCCAGCAGTACTGTCAAATGCACAACATTAAACTAATACTGGAAAGGCAGGTAGCGCCAAACCATCAGTCAGGTAACCTGCACTGGCCTAGATCCAAGCAGGATGCTGAGACTGCATGACAAGCACCAGAGATGATCTCTTAATCAAACATTACATCCAGTTTCACCCCAGCAAGTATCTTAGGTgcaccctgcccagcccctcacctCCAAAGCCTCTGCTGCCGCTCCCGCCGCTGCGGCTGCTGGTTGAccggctgctgctggagctgctgctgccgaAGCCGCTGCTCGTCCGGTAGTCCCTGGCTCCAAAGCCTCCGCTGAACCGACTGCTGCAGAGCGCAAGAGACAAACACTGGAGTCAAACAGGTGGCATTTTAAACACTGCACACATTGAGATTCACATACTCACTCTGGGTACCAACCACAGCAGGCCAACACAGCCAGTGCTGAGGTGAGCACACTTCATATACATCCTAAGGCTACCTGGCAAGATTTCGTTTAGTGAAATCTCTGCCTCCACAAGATTTCCAACCCTATCTTAGGTGTTTAAGAGGTGCATTTTTATGACTACCTCTCCTGATGTACAAGGTATTTTACAAGCACACTgctaggaaaacaaaaatttcacaCCAAACCTAATGTGTTTGGATCATGTTAACTACATTAGGAGAAAGTGTTCTCTCATCCTACCCCTGTAAGCCAGTAAACAAACATTCGTATTACAGTGTTTTAGGTTTCCAcagcaaaaatgttttacaaGTGGCCTCACACCTGCATGGTTTTCTCTGTCAGGAGGCATTGCATTACCTTCTCCTAAACATCAAAACAGCTGCTTCAGGTACATCTCTGGTACAgggatttctgtgttttacagctgcttttccagttctaaaatgtttttttataacATCATTCTATCTCAGCTTTATCTAGCTGCTTGATTAAGAGGAAAAGAGGCCTTACATGTTTACTGTCTTTATGAATagataaacaaaaccagacGGACACTTTGCACACACCAAGCTCAGCTTATACTGCACTTATCATCCTCTAACTGTATTTTCAGACAGAACAAGTCACAGAACTGGCTCTCAATGGACTGAACATACACCTCTAGCCAAAGCTGGGCCTCTTACCTCTTAGATCGCCCACGGCTGCCTCCTCCTTTGTGATGCTGTTCATAGGCCATGTTCTCCAGCCAAGAAGGTACTTCTTGCTTAGCCTCCACAAGGAGATCAAGCAAGTCCTTTGTAATATTTATGTTCCTCTCATTGAAGAATGAAGTGGCAAGACCTGAAGGAGATACTCAGTTTTAGCTACACACAATCGAAGTCCACCACAACACTTAACCCCATTCCACATTCCAGCTCCTTACAGCCAAGCCCGAGAACACTAGAAATTACTTAGAGAAAGGTGTTTTGAGACCATTACTCCACCACAGCTAGTCACAAGATCATGTTTACTGACAGACACAGAAGGTATCAGGCTTACATGTAGTAAGAGAGCCTTCTGACGGCACTAAGAACATCACCCAACAGAACTGGTAAACTTTCCTGAGCAGCTGGACACCAGAGACCAGCTTTGGTCACAGAGGGCAGCTTACAGGCTTCCCTCAAGTACTTATTTGAAATGTATTGCTCAGCCTATACAACTGCACCTCTCAACTTATGTATGAAGTGCTGTCTGTGAAAACCCCGGGTTGTACTTACCAAGGTTCCCTACACGGCCTGTACGACCAATACGATGTACGTACTCCTCAATGTCACTTGGCAAATCGAAGTTTATGACATGCTTTACATTTGAGATATCCAGTCCTCTTGCTGCTACCTAGTGGTTAAACAATTCAATCAAATCTTAGTAAGACTCCACAGGCCAAGAAATAGGCTCACATGCTCGAGTTTTACAGATTTCACTTACTGCTGTGGCAACAAGAATGGGGCTCTTGCCAGAGCGGAACTGATGCAGCGCttcctctctgtccctctggGAGCGATCTCCGTGGATACTCGTACAGGCATAGCCTTCATGGTACAGGAAGTCCTCAAGAGCATCTGCCCCCTTTTTAGTTTCCACAAACACCAAAGTCAAGGAATCTTTGcctaataaaaattaaagcccagattagcagaagaaaagctgcaCAAACAAATACAGGCTGCTCCATGATCTGGTAACAGGCAGCTTCAAATCTCCGCCTGTTTATTCCTTATCCCTGGGGACCTCCCTCCCCATCTTTTATTAACAGAGATGTTTACATCAACTTGATAACTGGCATTTAGCCAGTGCAATACTTCACTGCATGTCAAAATGCCCTTCCATTTACCTAATCAATAGAAATTCTTATTGCTTGAGTCATTAGATTTGCCTATTCTGCATTTTGCCTCATTTGCTTATCTGCAGTTGTTCTTTACCTGTGGCATTTAGCAGGTCAAGCAGGAACGATCGTTTGTCTGGCTCTTCCACCCATACTACTTTCTGTGTGATGTTCTCAGATGTAGAACCTACTCTGCCAACAGCCAGAAAGATGTATTCATCAAGGAAGTCACGAGCAAGCAtctaaaagaggagagaaaaataaatcaatcaaataatactttttccctccttccaaaGATGAAATTTCTTTGGCCTTATTAGCTTTTATAGTATTTAAACTCATTGTTAAGTACCTGGATTTCCTTGGGGAAAGTAGCACTGAACATCATGGTGTGACGAACACCCTTTGGCGGCATAGTATCTTGTTCAACAATTCGGCGAATTTGAGGTTCAAACCCCATATCAAGCATTCTGTCAGCTTCATCAAGGACTAGGTACCTAAAGAGCAGTAAAAAAAGAtcttcagaacatttttctctaaGCTGTGCTCTGGTGTCTGCACTGGATTTCAAGTTTTCAACTGCATGTTCAGACAGTCCAAAAGCTACAATCTGAGGTATTTATCTGTATCCCGCTTTAAATCATTTGTAGATGGACAAGGAACACTTTACTTACTTGCAGAAATCCAGTCCAATCTTTCCCCTCTCCATCATATCAACCAGTCGTCCTGGAGTTGCTACAAGCAAGTGACATCCACGTTCTAAGTCAC
This genomic interval carries:
- the DDX3X gene encoding ATP-dependent RNA helicase DDX3X isoform X3 is translated as MGEIIMGNIELTRYTRPTPVQKHAIPIIKEKRDLMACAQTGSGKTAAFLLPILSQIYADGPGDALRAMKENGRYGRRKQYPISLVLAPTRELAVQIYEEARKFAYRSRVRPCVVYGGADIGQQIRDLERGCHLLVATPGRLVDMMERGKIGLDFCKYLVLDEADRMLDMGFEPQIRRIVEQDTMPPKGVRHTMMFSATFPKEIQMLARDFLDEYIFLAVGRVGSTSENITQKVVWVEEPDKRSFLLDLLNATGKDSLTLVFVETKKGADALEDFLYHEGYACTSIHGDRSQRDREEALHQFRSGKSPILVATAVAARGLDISNVKHVINFDLPSDIEEYVHRIGRTGRVGNLGLATSFFNERNINITKDLLDLLVEAKQEVPSWLENMAYEQHHKGGGSRGRSKSSRFSGGFGARDYRTSSGFGSSSSSSSRSTSSRSGGSGSRGFGGGGYGGFYNSDGYGGNYNSQGVDWWGN
- the DDX3X gene encoding ATP-dependent RNA helicase DDX3X isoform X1, translated to MSHVAVENALSLDQQFSGLDLNSSDSQSEGSSTSKGRYIPPHLRNREASKQGFDSGGWSSRRDKDAYSSFGARSDRDAKSSFFDRGTGSRGGRYEERGRGGDYDRSGFGRFDRGGNSRWCDKSDEDDWSKPLPPSERLEQELFSGSNTGINFEKYDDIPVEATGSNCPPHIESFSDVDMGEIIMGNIELTRYTRPTPVQKHAIPIIKEKRDLMACAQTGSGKTAAFLLPILSQIYADGPGDALRAMKENGRYGRRKQYPISLVLAPTRELAVQIYEEARKFAYRSRVRPCVVYGGADIGQQIRDLERGCHLLVATPGRLVDMMERGKIGLDFCKYLVLDEADRMLDMGFEPQIRRIVEQDTMPPKGVRHTMMFSATFPKEIQMLARDFLDEYIFLAVGRVGSTSENITQKVVWVEEPDKRSFLLDLLNATGKDSLTLVFVETKKGADALEDFLYHEGYACTSIHGDRSQRDREEALHQFRSGKSPILVATAVAARGLDISNVKHVINFDLPSDIEEYVHRIGRTGRVGNLGLATSFFNERNINITKDLLDLLVEAKQEVPSWLENMAYEQHHKGGGSRGRSKSSRFSGGFGARDYRTSSGFGSSSSSSSRSTSSRSGGSGSRGFGGGGYGGFYNSDGYGGNYNSQGVDWWGN
- the DDX3X gene encoding ATP-dependent RNA helicase DDX3X isoform X2: MSHVAVENALSLDQQFSGLDLNSSDSQSEGSSTSSFDSGGWSSRRDKDAYSSFGARSDRDAKSSFFDRGTGSRGGRYEERGRGGDYDRSGFGRFDRGGNSRWCDKSDEDDWSKPLPPSERLEQELFSGSNTGINFEKYDDIPVEATGSNCPPHIESFSDVDMGEIIMGNIELTRYTRPTPVQKHAIPIIKEKRDLMACAQTGSGKTAAFLLPILSQIYADGPGDALRAMKENGRYGRRKQYPISLVLAPTRELAVQIYEEARKFAYRSRVRPCVVYGGADIGQQIRDLERGCHLLVATPGRLVDMMERGKIGLDFCKYLVLDEADRMLDMGFEPQIRRIVEQDTMPPKGVRHTMMFSATFPKEIQMLARDFLDEYIFLAVGRVGSTSENITQKVVWVEEPDKRSFLLDLLNATGKDSLTLVFVETKKGADALEDFLYHEGYACTSIHGDRSQRDREEALHQFRSGKSPILVATAVAARGLDISNVKHVINFDLPSDIEEYVHRIGRTGRVGNLGLATSFFNERNINITKDLLDLLVEAKQEVPSWLENMAYEQHHKGGGSRGRSKSSRFSGGFGARDYRTSSGFGSSSSSSSRSTSSRSGGSGSRGFGGGGYGGFYNSDGYGGNYNSQGVDWWGN